The Treponema primitia ZAS-1 genome window below encodes:
- a CDS encoding 50S ribosomal protein L23 has translation MIIYEKVLIEPVLSEKANNLREEGKYVFRVDPSATKIQIKEAVRRLFNVHPISCSVMVVGGKPKRQRNRSGYTSNWKKAIIRLPKDEKISLFEGV, from the coding sequence ATGATCATCTACGAAAAAGTACTTATCGAGCCGGTGCTTTCCGAAAAAGCCAACAACCTTAGGGAAGAGGGCAAGTATGTGTTTAGGGTCGATCCTTCGGCCACGAAGATTCAGATAAAAGAAGCGGTTCGCAGGCTTTTTAATGTCCATCCCATTTCCTGTTCGGTCATGGTTGTTGGCGGCAAGCCCAAGCGGCAGCGGAACCGGTCGGGGTATACCTCCAACTGGAAGAAGGCGATCATCCGTCTCCCTAAGGACGAGAAGATCAGCCTCTTCGAAGGCGTATAG